In Terriglobales bacterium, a single genomic region encodes these proteins:
- a CDS encoding methyl-accepting chemotaxis protein → MKGQLKTVLWILVAVNIVAIFTVLFLSYSAGRQSPEAGVFDVGNWSGTSAIKMWFAYLIACALPVGLIWFLGKKLIEPVQELTDFSEKLESGDYRSRVQIETHDDFGLIADNLNHTMEKVVLQLYNQEAQEALQKSVTEFLTITSQIARGDLSLRGTVTDDALGNVVDSVNDMLDNFTKLLERVRKAAIDVSSSANEILVSSEQMASGATQQDQEIGNTSSAVEELTRSMKQVSNNAEASAEAARRALDAAEQGNRSVRDTLEGMQRIRASVQATARKVKSLGERSLEISEIVKVINDITEQTNLLALNAAIEAARAGEAGRGFAVVADEVRKLAEHSRTATKDIAALIKAIQAETNDAMVVMEEGTKEVEVGARLADQAGRALEAISIVVRQSADLVQQISLASKQQVRGTEGVAQAMQIISNITRQTSQGARQTTRTVENMVKLSEQLNEALSQFRISSPAPVAGNVVEIMAASQR, encoded by the coding sequence ATGAAAGGCCAGTTAAAGACGGTCTTATGGATATTGGTGGCAGTGAATATCGTTGCCATCTTTACAGTTCTGTTTTTGTCTTACAGCGCGGGCAGGCAATCACCTGAAGCGGGTGTTTTCGACGTTGGGAATTGGTCGGGTACTTCGGCAATAAAGATGTGGTTCGCCTACTTGATTGCCTGTGCATTGCCCGTGGGGCTGATCTGGTTTTTAGGAAAGAAGCTGATCGAGCCGGTGCAGGAACTTACCGATTTTTCCGAGAAACTGGAAAGCGGCGACTACCGTTCGCGAGTACAGATCGAAACTCACGACGATTTTGGCCTGATTGCCGACAATCTGAATCACACCATGGAAAAGGTCGTCCTCCAGCTCTACAACCAAGAGGCCCAGGAAGCCCTGCAGAAGAGCGTCACTGAATTTCTCACCATTACCAGCCAGATTGCCCGTGGTGACCTGAGCCTGCGCGGCACTGTAACCGATGATGCCCTGGGCAACGTGGTGGATTCGGTCAACGACATGCTCGACAACTTTACCAAGCTGCTCGAGCGCGTACGCAAGGCGGCGATTGATGTCTCCAGCAGCGCCAACGAGATTCTGGTCTCTTCCGAGCAGATGGCCAGTGGCGCTACGCAACAGGACCAGGAGATCGGCAATACTTCCTCTGCGGTAGAAGAGCTCACTCGCTCCATGAAGCAAGTCTCCAATAATGCGGAAGCCAGCGCAGAGGCCGCGCGCCGCGCCCTTGATGCTGCTGAACAAGGCAACCGTTCTGTGCGCGACACGCTGGAGGGCATGCAACGCATCCGGGCTTCGGTGCAGGCCACGGCCAGGAAGGTCAAATCACTGGGCGAACGCTCTCTGGAAATCTCTGAGATTGTGAAGGTAATCAACGACATTACCGAGCAGACCAACCTGTTGGCCCTGAATGCAGCCATTGAGGCGGCGCGTGCCGGCGAGGCTGGACGCGGCTTTGCCGTGGTTGCCGACGAAGTACGCAAGCTGGCGGAGCATTCACGTACCGCCACGAAAGATATCGCTGCTCTCATCAAAGCCATCCAGGCTGAAACCAACGACGCCATGGTGGTGATGGAAGAGGGCACCAAGGAGGTGGAAGTGGGGGCGCGTCTTGCCGACCAGGCGGGCAGGGCACTGGAAGCCATTTCCATCGTGGTCCGTCAGTCGGCGGACCTGGTACAGCAAATTTCTCTTGCCTCCAAGCAGCAGGTGCGTGGTACGGAGGGTGTGGCCCAGGCGATGCAAATTATCAGCAACATCACACGGCAAACATCGCAAGGTGCTCGCCAGACAACCCGCACGGTTGAGAACATGGTAAAGCTCTCCGAACAGTTGAATGAAGCACTGTCGCAGTTCCGCATCAGCTCGCCGGCGCCGGTGGCCGGAAATGTAGTGGAAATCATGGCCGCTTCCCAGAGATAA
- a CDS encoding chemotaxis protein CheW: protein MADRRQVEPAVQPASQEAQSQEQQNLDQQNLDQQSLNEPVEADLQKRLPERQYCVFRAGRERFCLSMLELEEVVEWPAVTPVPLAPAFLMGIFNLRGAIVPIVDIAFSEGRRPDLLPRHVVVAVLSQEPGQDVVRLGIAADEVIGTFASSGPLQLEEAPSGISHCCGMLRHEEDRLALALDLRGMAEAFSIGVI, encoded by the coding sequence TTGGCTGACAGAAGACAAGTCGAACCGGCCGTACAACCGGCTTCGCAGGAAGCACAAAGCCAGGAGCAACAGAATTTAGACCAACAGAATCTAGACCAGCAGAGTTTGAATGAGCCGGTTGAAGCCGACCTGCAGAAGAGACTTCCCGAGCGACAGTATTGCGTCTTCCGTGCCGGCAGGGAACGGTTTTGCCTTTCCATGCTGGAGTTGGAAGAGGTAGTGGAGTGGCCGGCGGTTACGCCTGTTCCGCTGGCTCCGGCGTTTTTGATGGGAATTTTCAATTTGCGCGGTGCGATTGTGCCGATTGTCGATATCGCCTTCAGCGAGGGCCGCAGGCCGGACCTGCTCCCGCGGCATGTGGTTGTAGCCGTGTTGTCACAAGAACCGGGGCAGGACGTCGTGCGATTAGGAATTGCTGCCGATGAGGTGATTGGAACATTTGCCAGCTCCGGGCCGCTGCAATTGGAAGAGGCGCCGAGCGGCATAAGCCACTGCTGCGGCATGCTGCGGCATGAGGAAGATCGTTTGGCCTTGGCGCTTGATTTGAGAGGCATGGCAGAGGCATTTTCAATAGGAGTGATTTAG
- a CDS encoding sigma-54 dependent transcriptional regulator produces MTDDLRVRFLIVDDEQSIRKLCMTIGASMGFVCSEAESAEAALAVLETQAPDIVLTDLMLPSMTGVQLLQRIKALLPRTEVAIMTGHGSIESAVQTMKLGAYDYVTKPFRVEELKLILQRMAEKVRLVMENQFLRAHVSNEMQLNAMVGSSVKIQEVLRLIARLKDSRSPVLVMGESGTGKELVARAIHFRGSFASRPFVAVDCGSLVPTLIEAELFGHEKGAFTGAIKSSKGLFPAADGGTIFLDEIGELPLEMQTKLLRVLQEKEVRRVGSSERVKIDVRVIAASNRDLEAAYRDGTFRKDLFFRLNVISVHLPPLRERKSDIPALVEYFFDRFSAEKILRMTNAAMKCLQQYDWPGNIRELENCIQRAVTLRNQDVIDVYDLPPALRPSYAAGLETEMPTQAAEAHTSDLEDLERITIQRVFEQVKGDKVLAGKILGISRATLYRKLKRYKLLKSTAISA; encoded by the coding sequence ATGACAGATGATTTACGAGTGCGATTTCTGATTGTGGATGACGAGCAGAGCATCCGCAAACTGTGCATGACCATCGGCGCATCCATGGGCTTTGTGTGTTCGGAAGCCGAGTCCGCCGAGGCAGCTCTGGCCGTGCTGGAAACGCAGGCGCCCGATATTGTCCTGACCGACCTCATGCTGCCCAGCATGACCGGAGTCCAGCTTTTACAGCGCATCAAGGCCCTTCTGCCGCGGACGGAAGTGGCCATCATGACCGGGCACGGCTCCATTGAAAGCGCCGTGCAAACCATGAAGCTGGGCGCCTACGACTATGTGACCAAACCTTTCCGTGTGGAAGAACTCAAGCTCATTTTGCAGCGCATGGCAGAAAAAGTCCGGCTGGTGATGGAGAACCAATTCCTGCGTGCCCACGTGAGCAACGAGATGCAGCTCAATGCCATGGTTGGTTCTTCGGTCAAAATCCAGGAGGTGCTGCGTCTGATTGCGCGCCTCAAAGATTCGCGTAGTCCGGTGCTGGTGATGGGCGAGAGTGGCACCGGAAAAGAGCTGGTTGCGCGGGCCATTCACTTTCGGGGATCGTTTGCCAGCCGGCCGTTTGTTGCCGTGGATTGCGGATCGCTTGTTCCCACCCTCATCGAAGCCGAGCTCTTCGGACACGAAAAAGGCGCTTTTACCGGCGCCATCAAATCCAGCAAAGGGCTCTTCCCGGCAGCCGACGGAGGCACAATCTTTCTGGATGAGATCGGGGAGCTGCCTCTGGAGATGCAAACCAAGCTGCTGCGCGTCCTGCAGGAAAAAGAGGTGCGTCGTGTGGGCAGCAGCGAACGGGTAAAGATCGATGTACGCGTGATCGCGGCCAGCAACCGTGACCTGGAAGCGGCTTACCGCGACGGCACGTTCCGCAAAGATCTTTTTTTCCGGCTCAATGTCATCAGCGTACATCTGCCGCCGCTGCGCGAGCGTAAATCCGACATTCCTGCTTTGGTGGAGTACTTCTTCGACCGGTTCTCTGCCGAGAAGATACTGCGCATGACGAATGCCGCCATGAAATGTCTGCAGCAGTATGACTGGCCGGGCAATATCCGCGAACTGGAGAATTGCATTCAGCGCGCGGTGACATTGCGCAATCAGGATGTGATTGATGTCTATGATCTGCCGCCAGCTTTGCGCCCCTCGTATGCGGCAGGGTTGGAAACAGAAATGCCAACCCAGGCGGCTGAGGCACACACCTCCGACCTGGAAGACCTGGAGCGGATAACAATTCAGCGTGTCTTCGAGCAGGTTAAGGGCGATAAAGTGCTGGCTGGCAAGATATTAGGCATCAGCCGGGCCACTCTCTACCGCAAATTGAAGCGTTACAAATTACTGAAATCCACGGCTATCAGTGCTTGA
- a CDS encoding response regulator: MKLNSNSRGEAIAPVLVIEDEPSVLAFICSALERNGYRVVQATTGTEGLRLLREQEFSGVISDMRTPGGINGADVHAWIAANRPEMVSRLLFTTGDTASEETAAILVKTGTPCLEKPFRVQQLVAAVEKIVGQTH, translated from the coding sequence ATGAAGTTGAATTCAAATTCGCGAGGAGAGGCAATCGCACCGGTGTTGGTCATTGAAGATGAGCCTTCGGTGCTGGCGTTTATCTGTTCCGCATTAGAGCGCAACGGTTATCGCGTGGTCCAGGCGACCACCGGAACGGAAGGGCTGCGCCTGCTCAGAGAACAGGAGTTCAGTGGAGTCATCTCCGACATGCGCACGCCCGGAGGCATTAATGGGGCTGATGTGCATGCCTGGATCGCGGCCAATCGTCCTGAAATGGTTTCCAGGCTTTTATTTACCACCGGGGATACGGCCAGCGAAGAGACAGCAGCCATCCTGGTGAAAACCGGTACACCTTGTCTGGAAAAACCTTTCCGCGTGCAGCAACTGGTTGCAGCGGTGGAAAAGATTGTAGGCCAGACGCATTGA
- a CDS encoding PAS domain S-box protein has protein sequence MLTPKKTASRSPKHASRAKRSSGARDPFREVLLTMLSAATHGGELSSLLSVFCRESRKFFNASAVGYWELQETERLLRPLEADGYFARAFKKSPLSLEDSVAMTAVREHRTLYTNQLGPGKDNQKDFHKAKSLMVVPVIVFGRVIGVAVFLHRTNTRFFNDDVADQATVLGEQLGTLLELFRLQGTADQHRKRSEDLIELALDLGSSLRLSDFVKSFTARITEMLGARVGVLTLARGTLLEVVAMHDSTGEPDRALTRSLNLRLTELVQEGTQLTAITSAEELLGKELADQLGWKDVTLARLTGGQGDLLGLLCLANRGIAAEEADEHLLHAVVGQASVALDNCRLFSRIYQANRHWLEIFDSIEDLIVVHDEGNRVLRVNRSLAESIGARPPELIGISMRALFAFARDYGLGCPFCRRGADRTDDYVHPVQERSYLVSTSRIHGALEEGLQTIHVLKDISDRREVERRYRELFDNIHEGLFFSTPEGRFVEVNEAFVHMLGYSSREELLQVDISRQIYPSPEWRARFSEAIEREGVLHNFEEPLRRKDGTLIHTLQNTFAVRDAQGNVLQYRGLILDISELKEIQTQLQRERDFNSKILNNTQSMILVVDTAGLVSFANRRCYEAGAYHDEEILGRHVHELVHPSAREALEKAIAATLQGQQVDNLELNITRGDGAVGQFSVNLSPMRDEQGNVNSLVFVMTDITEAVMLQAKLVQAEKMAAIGQLVSGVAHEVNNPLTAILGFADLLADSPDIPVAAKKDLAMILQEAQRTKLIVQNLLSFARKMPPQRQLVQLNSVVRRTLQLRAYDFANHGVEVVEKLQESLAPIWGDPNQLQQVLLNILNNAYDAVLETSRPGRIEIATEQRDGFSQIIVRDNGAGVMHPERIFDPFFTTKKVGKGTGLGLSICYGIVRDHRGEVLCHNNENGPGATFVVRLPAALDKAVAGMTLAKIITASPGQA, from the coding sequence ATGCTTACCCCAAAGAAAACAGCTTCGCGTTCCCCAAAACATGCCAGCCGGGCAAAACGAAGCTCTGGTGCCCGTGATCCTTTTCGAGAGGTTTTGCTGACAATGTTGTCCGCCGCCACCCATGGCGGTGAATTATCCTCCCTCCTTTCTGTTTTTTGCCGCGAAAGCCGAAAGTTTTTCAATGCAAGTGCCGTTGGGTACTGGGAGCTGCAAGAAACCGAGCGTTTGTTGAGACCTCTTGAGGCCGATGGTTATTTTGCTCGGGCTTTTAAGAAGTCGCCGCTGTCTCTGGAAGATTCGGTAGCAATGACAGCCGTTCGCGAGCACCGGACCTTATACACAAACCAACTGGGTCCCGGAAAAGACAACCAAAAGGATTTTCACAAAGCCAAGTCTCTGATGGTAGTGCCGGTCATCGTATTTGGCCGGGTCATCGGAGTTGCTGTTTTTCTTCATCGTACCAACACCCGGTTCTTCAATGACGATGTAGCTGATCAGGCGACCGTTTTGGGGGAACAGTTAGGCACCCTGCTTGAGCTATTCCGGCTCCAAGGCACTGCGGACCAACATCGCAAACGCTCCGAAGACCTGATCGAGCTGGCGCTCGATTTAGGCTCTTCTTTACGGCTTTCGGATTTTGTCAAGAGTTTCACCGCGCGTATCACAGAGATGTTAGGCGCGCGTGTAGGCGTGCTCACACTCGCGCGCGGAACTTTGCTGGAAGTCGTGGCCATGCACGATTCGACGGGGGAACCCGACCGCGCGCTCACCCGCTCTTTAAATCTGCGCCTGACGGAACTGGTGCAAGAAGGGACGCAACTGACGGCCATTACCTCTGCTGAAGAATTGCTGGGAAAGGAACTAGCCGACCAACTCGGGTGGAAAGATGTAACGCTGGCCCGTCTGACCGGGGGCCAGGGTGACCTGCTGGGCCTGCTCTGTCTGGCGAACCGTGGAATTGCCGCCGAAGAAGCCGACGAGCATCTTCTTCATGCCGTTGTGGGCCAGGCATCCGTCGCCCTGGATAATTGCCGCCTGTTCTCGCGCATTTATCAGGCCAACCGGCACTGGCTTGAAATTTTCGATTCCATTGAAGATCTCATCGTGGTGCATGACGAGGGCAACCGGGTCCTGCGTGTGAATCGCTCCTTGGCTGAATCCATTGGGGCGCGTCCGCCCGAGTTGATTGGCATCAGCATGCGTGCCCTTTTTGCCTTTGCCCGTGATTACGGTCTGGGATGTCCTTTTTGCCGACGCGGCGCCGATCGTACGGATGACTACGTTCATCCGGTGCAGGAGCGGAGCTATCTGGTCTCGACCTCGCGCATTCACGGTGCACTCGAAGAAGGCTTGCAGACCATTCACGTCCTGAAAGATATCAGCGACCGCCGCGAAGTAGAGCGCCGCTATCGCGAACTGTTCGATAACATCCACGAGGGGCTTTTCTTCTCCACACCTGAGGGCCGCTTTGTTGAAGTCAATGAAGCCTTTGTGCACATGTTGGGATACAGCAGCCGCGAAGAGTTGCTGCAGGTGGATATCAGCCGGCAGATTTATCCTTCACCCGAATGGCGCGCGCGTTTCAGCGAAGCCATCGAACGCGAAGGCGTCTTGCACAACTTCGAAGAACCTTTGCGCCGCAAAGACGGCACCTTGATTCATACGCTGCAGAATACGTTTGCAGTGCGTGATGCGCAGGGCAATGTGCTGCAATATCGCGGACTTATTCTCGACATCAGCGAATTGAAAGAAATCCAGACGCAACTGCAGCGGGAGCGCGACTTTAACAGCAAGATCCTGAACAACACGCAAAGCATGATCCTAGTGGTGGATACAGCCGGCCTGGTCAGCTTCGCCAACCGCCGCTGTTATGAAGCCGGCGCCTATCATGACGAAGAAATTCTCGGCCGGCATGTGCACGAGCTTGTGCACCCTTCCGCGCGCGAGGCGTTGGAGAAGGCGATAGCAGCCACCTTGCAGGGCCAGCAAGTGGATAATCTCGAACTCAACATCACGCGCGGAGACGGCGCTGTGGGGCAATTTTCCGTCAACTTAAGTCCCATGCGCGACGAGCAAGGGAATGTGAACAGCCTGGTTTTTGTGATGACCGACATCACCGAGGCGGTCATGCTGCAGGCCAAACTGGTGCAGGCTGAAAAGATGGCTGCCATCGGGCAACTGGTTTCGGGTGTGGCACACGAGGTCAATAATCCATTGACTGCCATCCTGGGATTTGCGGACTTGCTGGCCGACAGCCCTGATATACCGGTTGCAGCCAAAAAAGATTTAGCAATGATTTTGCAGGAGGCCCAGCGGACCAAGCTGATCGTGCAGAACCTGCTTAGTTTCGCCCGCAAGATGCCGCCACAACGTCAATTGGTGCAACTCAATTCCGTGGTGCGCCGCACTCTGCAGTTGCGAGCTTATGATTTTGCCAATCATGGGGTTGAGGTAGTGGAAAAATTGCAGGAATCCCTGGCTCCCATTTGGGGAGATCCCAATCAACTGCAGCAGGTCCTGCTCAATATTCTGAACAATGCCTATGATGCGGTGCTGGAAACCAGCCGGCCAGGACGCATCGAGATCGCCACCGAACAGCGCGACGGCTTCAGCCAGATCATTGTTCGCGACAACGGTGCTGGTGTCATGCATCCCGAGCGGATTTTTGATCCCTTCTTCACAACAAAAAAAGTTGGCAAAGGCACAGGTTTGGGTCTCAGCATTTGCTACGGAATTGTGCGTGATCATCGCGGGGAAGTGTTATGTCACAACAACGAAAATGGCCCGGGCGCAACCTTTGTCGTCCGCCTGCCGGCAGCTTTGGATAAAGCTGTGGCCGGAATGACCCTGGCCAAAATCATCACAGCATCCCCAGGACAAGCATGA